CGCCTTCCGCTTCTCGCGCCGCATGAAGGTCGACGAGCGTTCGGCGATGATTCTTGCGAGCGGGCTCTCGATCTGCGGCGTCTCGGCTTCGATCACCGCGGCGCGCGTGGTCGGCGGCGACGACCGGAAACTTTCGTATATCGTTTCGCTGGTGCTGATCGTCGTCGTGCCGATGATCTACCTCATGCCGTGGCTGGCGAACCTGATCCTGCCGCACCTGTTCGCTCCCGAAGTGGCCGAGGAGGTCGCCGGGGCGTGGATCGGCGGCACGATCGACACCACGTCGGGCGTCGCCGCGTCGAGCATGATCGTCGGCGAGGTCGCCAACCAGCACGCCGTGATCATCAAGGCGGCGCAGAACGTGCTGATCGGCGTGGTGGCGTTCTTCATTGCGCTTTACCTCTCGACCCGCGGCGAGAAGGGCGGGCAGGCTCCCTCGCTGGGCATCGTGTGGGAGAAGTTCCCCAAGTTCATCCTCGGGTTCGTCGCCGCGTCGCTCGTCTTCAGCCTCTGCCAGTCGAACGGTCTCTTTACGTTGGGCGCCAAGGGCAAACTGCTCGAACCGGGCGTGGCGAAGATGTTCTCGACGGTCTTTTTCTCGCTGGCCTTCGTCTGCATCGGTCTCGACACGCGTCTCAAGGACATCGTCTCGAAGGAGAACCGCAACGTCCTGCGGTCGTTTCTCGTGGCGCAGACATTCAATATCGTCGTGACGTTCGTGATCGCTTGCCTGCTCTTCGGCCTGCTAAAGCCGGCGCTTTAAGGACGCGCTTTCAGGGGCGGTGGCAGGGCGGCCCTTTCCCGGTCCGGCTCTGCACGGCTCCCGGTCCGGTCACGAAAAAAGGCTGACGAAACCGTCAGCCTTTTTTCGTGAATTTCCGTCCCGGCCGGAATCCCGGGCCGCTCTTTCCGCGGGTCTCTTTCCCGCGTGCGGGATGGCCTGCGCCCGGTTGCCCCATGGCCGGCTTTTCGCCGAAGAAATACGCCTTTTGCCGCCGCTTCTCGTCCTGCGAGCGGGCGACATAGACTTTCTCGTGCGTGTAGGGGTTTTCTCCCGTGTAGAACATCACCGACGAGAGGGTCATCGGCGTGGGCGTGAGGTCCTGCACCTGCTCCAGATTGAAATGCAGCTTTCCCAACACCTTTCCGGCCAGCGACTGCATGTCCCGCTCGGTGCATCCCGGGTGCGAGGAGATGAAGTAAGGGATCAGCTGATAGGGCAGATGTTCCTGACTGCAAATGCGATGGAAGTCGGCGGTCAGCCGCTCGAAGAGCGCGAACGGCGGTTTGCGCATCAGGTGCAGCACGTTGTCCTCGGTGTGTTCGGGCGCCACTTTAAGCCGTCCCGAGGTGTGATGCTTCAGCACAGTCTCCAGATAGGGCGAGCGGTCGAACAGGTCGTAGCGGATGCCGCTGCCGATAAAGGCCTTCTTGACGCCCTTGACGGCCCGGATTTTTTCATACAGGGCCAACAGCGGCCGGTGGTCGTTGTCGAGATTGGGGCACATCTTCGGGTGGAGGCACGACGCCCGGCGGCACTTGCGGCACAGCTCCCTGTCGCGGCCGCCCATGCGGTACATGTTGGCCGAGGGTGCGCCGACATCCGAGAGATAGCCCTTGAAACCGGGCGATTTCACCACATGCTCCACTTCGGCGAGGATCGACCGCTCGCTGCGCGAATTGATGAACTTGCCCTGATGCGCCGAAATGGTGCAGAACGAGCAGCCGCCGAAGCAGCCGCGGTGGATGTTGACCGAATGGCGGATCATCTCCCAGGCCGGAATGTCGCCCTTGCCCGCGTAACGCGGATGCGGGGCGCGCTCGTAGGGGAGATCGAACGAGTGGTCGAGTTCCTCGGTCGTGAGCGTCGTGTTGGCGGGCGTCACGACCACGCACCGGTCGCCGACAGCCTCCACGAGTGTCGCAGTGGGTTCCATCAGGTTGCTCTGGGTCTCGATGACGGTGAAGTTCTCGCCGAAGGCGGTCTTGTCGGCCAGACACTCCTCGTAGCTGCGGAGGCGGATCGTCGCGGCGGGGTCGAGCCGCGCGACGTAGCTTTCGTCGGAGAGGAACGCCACCTGCCGGATTTTGCGCAGCAGTTTGGCGTTATAGCCGTTGCGCATCGCCCGGGCCACCTGCTGCACGACCCGTTCGCCCATGCCGTAGATCAGCAGGTCGGCGCCCGATTCGGCCAGGATGGAGGGTTTCAGCGCGTCGCTCCAGTAGTCGTAGTGGGTCAGGCGGCGCAGCGAGGCTTCGATGCCCCCGATGACCACCGGAACGTGGGGGTAGAGGCGCTTGAGGATCTGCGAATAGACCGTCACGGCACGATCGGGGCGGAATCCCGCCTTGCCGCCGGGCGTGTAGGCGTCGTCGTGGCGCAGGCGGAGGTTGGCGGTGTAATGGTTGACCATCGAGTCCATCGAGCCGCCCGAAATGCCGAAAAACAGGCGCGGAGCGCCCAGTTTGCGGAAGTCGCGCAGGTCGTCGCGCCAGTTGGGCTGGGGAACGATCGCCACGCGGTAGCCCTCGGCTTCGAGCAGGCGTCCCACGACGGCCGCCCCGAAAGCCGGGTGGTCGATGTAGGCGTCGCCCGAGAAGAGGATCACGTCCAACTGATCCCATCCGCGTTCGCGGACCTCCTTGATGGTCGTAGGTAAAAACAAGATCGTGCGTTATTTGTTTTGTTTCGGTTGCATTTCTTGCAACCGGTGTTGTTCGCGGCTCTGCCGCGTTTGCAAGTCTGACCCCACCCCAAACCCCTCCCTCGGGAGGGGCTTGTCGCATCGCGACCGGAATGCGGCGATTAATTTTCTTTGGTTTCTTTTGCCGCTGAAGTGTAAATATTCCATTTTGTCAGCAGGGACTGGAAATCGGCCGGAAGCGGGCTTTCGAACAGCACGTTTTCGTGCGTTGCGGGGTGTTCGAAGCCCAGCAGGCGGGCGTGCAGCGCGTGGCGCGGCATCACCGCGAAGCAGTTTTCGATGAACTGCCGGTATTTGGCGAAGGTCGTGCCCTTGAGGATGCGGTCGCCGCCGTAGCGTTCGTCGTTGAACAGCGGGTGCCCGATCCACGCCATGTGGACGCGGATCTGGTGGGTGCGCCCCGTTTCGAGACGGCACTCCACGAGGGTTACGTAACCATAGCGTTTCAGCACCTTCCAGTGCGTCACGGCGTGCTTGCCGTCGGACCCGTCGGCGAAGACGAACATCTTCTGCCGATCCTTGGGACTGCGGCCGATGTTGCCCGTGATGGTCCCCTCGTCCTCGTCGAAATTGCCCCACACCAGAGCCACGTAGCGGCGCTGGATCGTGTGGTCGAAGAACTGTTTGGCCAGCCGCGCGTGGGTCTGCTCGTCCTTGGCGATCACCAGCAGCCCCGAGGTGTTCTTGTCGATGCGGTGCACCAGTCCCGCGCGGTTCTGTTCTTCGGCCGGGATTCCCTGCTTGTTGAGGTGGTGCATCAGCGCATTGACCAGCGTGCCGCTGTAATTGCCCACCCCCGGGTGCACGACCAGTCCGGCCGGTTTGTCCACGAGCAGCAGCCATTGGTCCTCGTAGGGGATGTCGAGCGGAATGTCCTCGGCGACGAGCTCCACCTCGCGCCGCGGGTAGGGCATCACGATCTGGATGCGGTCGAGCGGCTTGACCTTGTAGCTCGACTTGGCCGCCTTGCCGTTGACGAGGATGTTCCCGCTGTCGGCCGCCGCCTGAATGCGGTTGCGCGAGCAGTGCTCCATCCTCACGGTCAGGAACTTGTCCAGTCGCATGGGGGTCTGGCCCTTGTCGGCCGTCACCGCAAAGTGTTCGTAGAGGCCCGCTTCTTCTTCGTCCTCCGCATCTGCCGGAACGGCGTCCAGCTCCGGATCGTCGGTGGGGTGTCTGTCGGTCATCAGTCGAAAAATCCCTCGTTATTGTTTGCGGGCCGCTCCTCGGCGGGTTCCGCCGAAGCCTCCTCCAGGACCGTCCGGGCGAGCGAGTCGGCCCGCTGCTGCTCCTCGGCCCGGCGTTCCTCGGCGGCGACGGCCGCCTGCTTCTCGGCCTCGGCCCGGTAGCGGGCGAGTTTCTTCTCGTCGAGCGTCAGCCGCAGGTCGACCTTCGACCCCAGCGCTGCGCTGCGCTCGGCGCCCGGCGTCTGGATGTAGACGCGCGTGTCCTTCTGGTTGAGCAGGTTGACCCCTTCGTCGAAGTCCACGCGCCCGACGTTGAGGCCCAGTTCCCAGAGGCGGCCCTTGGCCTGCGCCAGCGGCAGCCCCACCAGCCGCGGCACGATCGTCGTGCCGTAGCCCTCTTCGACGCCCACGTAGAGCGTCACGCCGGAACCCATTTCGGCCTCCATGCGGGTCGTGGGGGTCACGGGTTTGCCTTCGCAGTACTCCTCCAGCACGTAGTTCGTGGCCATGTCGGCGCGGTAGACCAGCTCGGCGATCTCCAGTCCGGCGATTTCGAGCATGTTCTTGGCCTGCCGCAGCGAACGCCCGGCCACGTAGGGCACGGGGACCATCTTCTGACGGAAGGAGTTGATCGTGATGTAGACCGTGCGTCCGGGTTTCACCTCGACGCCCCCTTCGGGCAGCTGGTCGAGGACGATGCCCCCTTCGTAGGCGGGGACGAACAGCGAGTCGTTGATGTGCAGTTGCAGGTCGTGCTTGCGGGCGATGCGTTGAGCTTGGTCGAGCTGAACGCCCGAGAGGTCGGGCACGGTGCGCCGCGCGCCGTGGCGTGTGCCCAGTTGCATGAGGATGTGCGCGGCGACGGCCATCGCGAGGATGATCGCCGCGATCAGCGCGAGGTTCCACAGCAGCGGATGCCGCCGGAGCCGGGACAGGTAATTCTGGGGTTTCTCCATAGATCGCAGGTTATTTCGGGGCCTTCCGGTAAAGGTAGACGGCGATGCCGAGGTAAATGATATTGGGCAGCCACACGGCCAGCCCGGGCGGGAGGGTTCCGCTTTTGGCGAACTCCTCGAAGAAGCGGTTGAAAAGGATGTATGAGAAGCAGAGTCCCGTGCCGATGCCGATGTGCAGGCCGGTGCCGCCGCGGACCTTGCGCGAGGACAACGACACGCCGATCAGCGTCAGGATGAACGTCGAAAGCGGATAGGCGTAGCGCGCGTGCTTCTCGACCTCGATGAGGTTGATCGAGTCGGAGCCTTTGGCCCGCTGCTGGTCCAGGAAGGCGTTCAGCTCCGAGATGTTCATGGTCTGGATCAGGTCGTTGATCTCGCCCAGCTCGGTGGCTTCGAGGTTGATCAGCGTGTCGAGGTTGCGGAACTGCTCGAAGGTCTCCGTGCCCGCGGAGTCGAACTCCCGTTTGGTGTAGCGCGGGGCGGTCCAGCGTTTGGTCTCGGGGTTGAACTTGGCGTCCGAGGCTTCGAGCGAGTGGGTCATCGTGCCGCTTTCGTAGCGTTCCAGCACGAAGAACGAGGCCTGGCGGGCGCCGTCGTTGTAGCCGCGGATGTAGGCGAAGATGCCCGGCTCGATCTGGCGGTAGATGTGTCGGTCGTATTTGGTGTTCTGCTTGCGTTTGATGTATTGCTGCTCGAAGGCGACGATGTGCCGCTGCGAAATGGGGATCAGCCAGAGGTTGAGCGTCAGCGACAGCGAGGCGATGATCAGCGCCCCGAGGAAGTAGGGCCACATCAGCCGGCGGAACGACATGCCGCCCGAGAGCATGGCCACGATCTCGGTCTGGTAGGCCATCTTCGAGGTGAAGAAGATGCAGGCGATGAAGGTGAACAGGCCGCTGAACTGGTTGATGAAGTAGGGGATGAAGTTGAGGTAGTAGTCGAGGATGACCGATTTCAGGGGTGCGTGCAGCTCCGTGAAGTCGTCGATCTTCTCCACGTAGTCGAAGACCACCACGATCACGATGATCATGGCGATGGCGAAGAAATAGGTCGACAGGAACTTGCCCAGTATGTAACGGTCCAGAATCTTGAACCCCGGAAAACGCATTTTCATCTCTTCGGTTGTCAATATTTTTCGAATGCGATCCATTCGGTTTGGTCCGGATCGTCGATCGCAGGTCGTGCGAATCGGTACAACTCTCCGCAGCCGTGGATGACAGCTGTATCGCCTTCGAAGCGAATGAATGACCAGTAGATGCCGTCCTCATCGAAGACGCACTGGTCGGGGCTGAATTTCGAGTCGTCGATTTTCAGCGGTTCGGCGCTCTCGGCGCGGTTGTCGGGGGCCATGTAGGCGGTGTGTTCCCGCGCGTTGGCCATCATGCGGATGTTCTGCGCGAAGAGTCCGCCGCGTTCGTTGAACCGTAGGCGGGCGGCCCGGCAATAGACGAATCCCGGCTCGATGTTGAACGTATAACTGTGCCGGTTGGTACCCGCTTCGAAACTGATGCTCCCGTTTTCGCAGCGGCATCTCGTGCCCAGACTCCACTGTTGGATGCAGGAGCCGATCTCCAGCGGCGAGGCTTTCAGCATCTCGTAGGGAGCGGAGACCGCGAAGCTTTCTATCTTTTCGAGCATCCGTTCCCGGCCCTCTACCACGATGCGCAGCCGTCCGTCGGGCTGTACGGCCCCCGGGTCGGCGTACTGCCGCGCTTCTCCGGGCCTGTGGACATACTGCATGAGCACCGAGTCGGGCGTGAATACGGTTTTGCCCAACAATACGGTGTCCGTGGCATCCATGCGTTGCAGGAGGGAGGTCGTCGTGTCGCCGTTGCTCTCGAACAGCAGCGCGAAGCGTTCCGTGCGGAGCAGTTCGCAGTCCCTGTCGGCCCAAACGCCGACCGCCGAAGGTGCCGCCGCCGGTCTGTTCCCCGAACAGGAGACGCTGGCCGCCAGGGCCCACAGCCCGAACAGGATGACTTGGATCGTTCGTTTCATAATTTTCTTTACATTAGGTTGTCCGGAAAAGTCCCTTTACAGTCTTCGTGTCAGTTTTTCGACCATTCCCTCCTTCCACGCCCTGAAGTCCCCGGCGAGGATGTGCTCGCGCGCCGCCCCCACGAGCCGCAGGTAGAAGGCGATGTTGTGCAGCGAGGCGATCTCGGCAGCGAGCATCTCGCCGCAGACGCAGAGGTGGTGCAGGTAGGCCTTCGAGTAGAGCCGGTCGACGAAGGCCGTGCCCGCGGGGTCGACGGGCGAGAAGTCGTCCTCCCACTTCTTGTTGCGGATGTTGATGACGCCCTCGGCCGTGAAGAGCTGCCCGTTGCGGCCGTTGCGCGTCGGCATCACGCAGTCGAACATGTCCACCCCGCGCTCGATGCCTTCGAGGATGTTCACCGGCGTGCCTACGCCCATCAGATAACGCGGACGGTCCTCCGGCAGTATGGCGTTGACCACTTCGATCATCTCGTACATGACCTCCGTCGGTTCGCCCACGGCCAGTCCGCCGATGGCGTAACCGTCGGCGTCGTACTGCTTCACGTTCTCCGCGGCCCGGGCGCGCAGGTCCGGGTAGGTGCATCCCTGCACGATGGGGAACAGCGCCTGGTAATGGCCGTATTTGGGACTGGTCCGGTGATACTGGTTGAAACACCGGTCGAGCCACCGCTCCGTGAGGCCGAGCGACTTGGCGGCGTATTCGCGCGGGGCGTCGCCCGGGGGGCATTCGTCGAAGGCCATCATAATGTCGGCTCCGATCGTGCGCTCGGTGTCGATGACGCTTTCGGGCGTGAAGAGGTGCTTCGAGCCGTCGATGTGCGACCGGAAATGGCATCCCTCCTCTTTCAGCTTGCGGCACGCGGCCAGCGAAAAGACCTGAAAGCCGCCGCTGTCGGTGAGCATCGGGCCTTCCCAGGTCGAGAAGCGGTGCACGCCGCCGGCGCGTTCGAGGATCTCCATGCCGGGGCGCAGGTAGAGGTGATAGGTGTTTGCCAGGATGATCTGCGCGCGGGCTTCGTCGCGCACGTCGCGGTGGAAAATGCCCTTCACCGTCGCGGCCGTGCCCACGGGCATGAAGATCGGGGTGCGGATGACGCCGTGATCCGTATGCAGTTCGCCCGCGCGGGCGTGCGACGAAGGGTCTTTATGTTGCAGGGTGAATTTCATACTCATATATTCGGCAAAAATACACAAAATATTTCTATCTTTGCGCATATTTCGTCAATATGCAACTCTTCGAACAAATTCTGTCATGCTACGGCTGGGAGGGTGCGGCCCTCGCGGGGGCGACGCTCCTGATGCTCGGCGTGCAGTTGTACTACTATATTTTCGTCTACGGCCGCATTCCCGGCTACAAGAACAACCGCCGTCCGCAGACGATGGACCGCGAGCCGCCCGTGTCGGTGGTGGTACCCCTCTTTTCGGAGGACTATTCGTTCGTCGAGGAGCGCCTGCCGCTGATCCTGGCCCAGAACTACCCCGATTTCGAGGTGGTGATCGTCTACGTGGGCCACGACTCCGATTTTTACGAGGACCTCGTGCGGCTGAAACAGTCGTTTCCGCAGATCACGACCACCAAGATCCACCTCGACCCCCGTTTCCCGATTTCGCGTAAGATGGCGCTCAACGTGGGCATCAAGTCGGCCCACTACGAGTGCATGGTCTTCACCTCGACCGATGCCGTGCCGCAGACCGACCGCTGGCTGTCGCTGATGGCCAAGGGGTTCATGCGCGGCGAAATCGTTGTGGGCTACTGCGGCGTGGAGCGCGGAAAGGGCTTTTCGAACTACATGATGCGCGCCTGGCGGATGATGCACTCGGCCGACTGGATCGCCCGGGCCGTGCAGCGCCGCGCCTACCGCGGGACGCTCCACAACTACGGCTTCACCAAGAGCCTCTATTTCGGGGCCAACGGCTTCAGCCACCTCAATATGAACATCGGCGAGGACGACCTGTTCATGCAGCGGGTCATGACGCGCGACAACGTGAGCGTGATCCTCTCGCCCCGCGCCTCGCTGCGCGAAAAAATGTGGGGCGGCATGGGCTGGTGGATGAGCCAGCTGCGTTATTTCGGCTCGGCCTTCCGCTTCTATCCCCGCGCGGTGAAGACCTTCGTCCGCTGGGAGATCGGTTCGCGCGTGCTCTTTTTCGCCACGGTGGTCTGCGCCCTTGCGGTCATGCCTCCCGAGTACAAGCTCGCCGCGCTGCTGCTCGCCGTCATCCGTTATGTCGTCGTGGCGTTCGAAGTGCGCCGCATCGCGCGGCGGCTGGGCGAGGGCGGCATTGCAGGGCGTTACT
This Alistipes shahii WAL 8301 DNA region includes the following protein-coding sequences:
- a CDS encoding LptF/LptG family permease, with amino-acid sequence MKMRFPGFKILDRYILGKFLSTYFFAIAMIIVIVVVFDYVEKIDDFTELHAPLKSVILDYYLNFIPYFINQFSGLFTFIACIFFTSKMAYQTEIVAMLSGGMSFRRLMWPYFLGALIIASLSLTLNLWLIPISQRHIVAFEQQYIKRKQNTKYDRHIYRQIEPGIFAYIRGYNDGARQASFFVLERYESGTMTHSLEASDAKFNPETKRWTAPRYTKREFDSAGTETFEQFRNLDTLINLEATELGEINDLIQTMNISELNAFLDQQRAKGSDSINLIEVEKHARYAYPLSTFILTLIGVSLSSRKVRGGTGLHIGIGTGLCFSYILFNRFFEEFAKSGTLPPGLAVWLPNIIYLGIAVYLYRKAPK
- a CDS encoding PASTA domain-containing protein, coding for MEKPQNYLSRLRRHPLLWNLALIAAIILAMAVAAHILMQLGTRHGARRTVPDLSGVQLDQAQRIARKHDLQLHINDSLFVPAYEGGIVLDQLPEGGVEVKPGRTVYITINSFRQKMVPVPYVAGRSLRQAKNMLEIAGLEIAELVYRADMATNYVLEEYCEGKPVTPTTRMEAEMGSGVTLYVGVEEGYGTTIVPRLVGLPLAQAKGRLWELGLNVGRVDFDEGVNLLNQKDTRVYIQTPGAERSAALGSKVDLRLTLDEKKLARYRAEAEKQAAVAAEERRAEEQQRADSLARTVLEEASAEPAEERPANNNEGFFD
- a CDS encoding YgiQ family radical SAM protein, which translates into the protein MFLPTTIKEVRERGWDQLDVILFSGDAYIDHPAFGAAVVGRLLEAEGYRVAIVPQPNWRDDLRDFRKLGAPRLFFGISGGSMDSMVNHYTANLRLRHDDAYTPGGKAGFRPDRAVTVYSQILKRLYPHVPVVIGGIEASLRRLTHYDYWSDALKPSILAESGADLLIYGMGERVVQQVARAMRNGYNAKLLRKIRQVAFLSDESYVARLDPAATIRLRSYEECLADKTAFGENFTVIETQSNLMEPTATLVEAVGDRCVVVTPANTTLTTEELDHSFDLPYERAPHPRYAGKGDIPAWEMIRHSVNIHRGCFGGCSFCTISAHQGKFINSRSERSILAEVEHVVKSPGFKGYLSDVGAPSANMYRMGGRDRELCRKCRRASCLHPKMCPNLDNDHRPLLALYEKIRAVKGVKKAFIGSGIRYDLFDRSPYLETVLKHHTSGRLKVAPEHTEDNVLHLMRKPPFALFERLTADFHRICSQEHLPYQLIPYFISSHPGCTERDMQSLAGKVLGKLHFNLEQVQDLTPTPMTLSSVMFYTGENPYTHEKVYVARSQDEKRRQKAYFFGEKPAMGQPGAGHPARGKETRGKSGPGFRPGRKFTKKG
- a CDS encoding glycosyltransferase, yielding MQLFEQILSCYGWEGAALAGATLLMLGVQLYYYIFVYGRIPGYKNNRRPQTMDREPPVSVVVPLFSEDYSFVEERLPLILAQNYPDFEVVIVYVGHDSDFYEDLVRLKQSFPQITTTKIHLDPRFPISRKMALNVGIKSAHYECMVFTSTDAVPQTDRWLSLMAKGFMRGEIVVGYCGVERGKGFSNYMMRAWRMMHSADWIARAVQRRAYRGTLHNYGFTKSLYFGANGFSHLNMNIGEDDLFMQRVMTRDNVSVILSPRASLREKMWGGMGWWMSQLRYFGSAFRFYPRAVKTFVRWEIGSRVLFFATVVCALAVMPPEYKLAALLLAVIRYVVVAFEVRRIARRLGEGGIAGRYFIYDLLGPLWAAALGAMLLRRDNRVWR
- the tgt gene encoding tRNA guanosine(34) transglycosylase Tgt: MKFTLQHKDPSSHARAGELHTDHGVIRTPIFMPVGTAATVKGIFHRDVRDEARAQIILANTYHLYLRPGMEILERAGGVHRFSTWEGPMLTDSGGFQVFSLAACRKLKEEGCHFRSHIDGSKHLFTPESVIDTERTIGADIMMAFDECPPGDAPREYAAKSLGLTERWLDRCFNQYHRTSPKYGHYQALFPIVQGCTYPDLRARAAENVKQYDADGYAIGGLAVGEPTEVMYEMIEVVNAILPEDRPRYLMGVGTPVNILEGIERGVDMFDCVMPTRNGRNGQLFTAEGVINIRNKKWEDDFSPVDPAGTAFVDRLYSKAYLHHLCVCGEMLAAEIASLHNIAFYLRLVGAAREHILAGDFRAWKEGMVEKLTRRL
- a CDS encoding RluA family pseudouridine synthase, with product MTDRHPTDDPELDAVPADAEDEEEAGLYEHFAVTADKGQTPMRLDKFLTVRMEHCSRNRIQAAADSGNILVNGKAAKSSYKVKPLDRIQIVMPYPRREVELVAEDIPLDIPYEDQWLLLVDKPAGLVVHPGVGNYSGTLVNALMHHLNKQGIPAEEQNRAGLVHRIDKNTSGLLVIAKDEQTHARLAKQFFDHTIQRRYVALVWGNFDEDEGTITGNIGRSPKDRQKMFVFADGSDGKHAVTHWKVLKRYGYVTLVECRLETGRTHQIRVHMAWIGHPLFNDERYGGDRILKGTTFAKYRQFIENCFAVMPRHALHARLLGFEHPATHENVLFESPLPADFQSLLTKWNIYTSAAKETKEN
- a CDS encoding YeiH family protein produces the protein MKNFFEKLRVEDWVVVWVSIPLLLLAALIPADLPSVPATLVGEVAWYNIGLLFAIVLVVLYVGCLLLRRPLKGLLPSLVVVFAVSLLAQVVAKIPAVSYYGFESVFFSVLFGLVIRNVWRVPAWMKPAIQGEFFIKIGVVCLGATILFSDVMKSGVFGLVQACLVVAVVWFFAFRFSRRMKVDERSAMILASGLSICGVSASITAARVVGGDDRKLSYIVSLVLIVVVPMIYLMPWLANLILPHLFAPEVAEEVAGAWIGGTIDTTSGVAASSMIVGEVANQHAVIIKAAQNVLIGVVAFFIALYLSTRGEKGGQAPSLGIVWEKFPKFILGFVAASLVFSLCQSNGLFTLGAKGKLLEPGVAKMFSTVFFSLAFVCIGLDTRLKDIVSKENRNVLRSFLVAQTFNIVVTFVIACLLFGLLKPAL